From one uncultured Paludibacter sp. genomic stretch:
- a CDS encoding conserved hypothetical protein (Evidence 4 : Unknown function but conserved in other organisms) has translation MKKIGFLQNVKIIVLVGYILLFLLAVFGGYQIYQELLKFSNQNQPFAERKQLNLISNALVSMYEAESVRKIMLSENFDTHYLDSSYTSVNQKVHFYLDSLYRLSNDKSLHNSLDTVNNLLEEKENNLKNMIELLEAIKKLPYSKQILTTVLSKNDVNSLYNIFETNFSKQKTDSSFFVKKKKGFLSRLKDVFGPGEDSTKIVSKQTEELKDTTFKKPAQLLTDTIVQFINTINNKSNRKKAVYLNQLATRQNAMLYYDESLTNQIHQILYGLENKERKYVNNLLIDRDKAVNKSSRIMSLIAWASLFTVIIFLALTLGLINKSQIYRNKLEQSKKHAEDLMKSRERLLLMISHDIKSPLSSIIGHMELLSREKMPPAEKEHLINMKSSSEHILELVNKLMDYHKLEQGKSEITKMPFSPYQLMQDVYQSFIPVINNRLIYTSQNTINKQKVFESDPFTIKQVVNNLISNAIKFTKSGSINISSLITENNILQVSVKDSGVGIKPEDKKKIFDEFERVGSTEDKTRIEGYGLGLAITYKLVKLLGGDINVESEYEKGSEFIVSIPLKPLLMSVEELSKGKKEEHEKSSSGKMDAKILFIDDDLVMLNVFEKLLQREGAEVTICDDSKEALALLKDKKFDIILTDIQMPQINGFELVGKIREMNSEYHKNVPVIALSARSDVSEEKFKNAGFTGFLAKPVPFNVLLDKICESISCKNVEIKSDEAHKGINSLIEFVEDDEETAKDILNVFISENKIKIKELSDSLKANNWQQIKATAHKLLPLMRIIGADEMVKILVALENGEISSEKVTSLIKMVKDKNKEVIDFMNKKYPEKKV, from the coding sequence ATGAAAAAAATCGGTTTTCTGCAAAACGTTAAAATCATCGTTTTAGTAGGTTATATTTTATTGTTTCTTCTGGCTGTTTTTGGAGGATATCAAATATATCAGGAATTACTTAAATTCTCCAATCAAAATCAGCCGTTTGCCGAGCGTAAACAGCTTAATTTAATTAGCAATGCGCTTGTTTCTATGTACGAGGCGGAAAGTGTGAGAAAAATTATGCTTTCCGAAAATTTTGATACTCATTATTTAGATTCCTCTTACACTTCTGTAAATCAAAAAGTTCACTTTTATCTTGATTCACTCTACCGATTGTCAAATGATAAATCTCTACACAATAGTTTAGACACTGTAAATAATTTGTTGGAAGAGAAAGAGAATAATCTCAAAAATATGATAGAGTTGTTGGAAGCGATCAAAAAACTGCCTTATTCCAAACAAATTCTAACTACAGTGTTATCTAAAAATGATGTAAATAGTTTATACAATATTTTTGAGACCAATTTTAGTAAACAAAAAACCGATTCCTCATTTTTTGTGAAGAAAAAGAAGGGATTTCTCTCTCGGCTAAAGGATGTGTTTGGGCCCGGTGAAGATTCAACCAAAATTGTGTCAAAACAGACCGAAGAACTGAAGGATACAACCTTTAAAAAGCCGGCACAATTACTTACCGATACCATTGTGCAATTTATTAATACCATCAACAATAAAAGCAACAGAAAAAAAGCCGTTTATCTGAATCAGTTAGCAACAAGGCAGAATGCAATGTTGTATTATGATGAATCGTTAACAAACCAAATTCATCAGATTTTGTACGGATTAGAAAATAAAGAACGGAAATATGTCAATAATTTATTAATCGATAGAGATAAAGCTGTAAACAAGTCGTCGCGTATAATGTCGCTTATTGCTTGGGCATCTTTATTTACGGTTATCATTTTCTTAGCGTTAACATTAGGGCTTATAAATAAAAGTCAGATTTACAGAAATAAATTGGAACAAAGCAAAAAACACGCTGAAGATTTGATGAAAAGCCGTGAAAGATTATTGTTGATGATTTCACACGATATAAAATCGCCGTTAAGCTCTATTATAGGACATATGGAGTTACTCTCGCGAGAAAAAATGCCGCCGGCTGAAAAAGAACACTTGATTAATATGAAAAGCTCATCAGAGCATATTTTGGAATTGGTAAATAAATTGATGGATTATCATAAATTGGAGCAGGGAAAATCTGAAATTACAAAAATGCCGTTTTCTCCTTATCAGCTTATGCAAGATGTTTATCAAAGTTTCATTCCGGTTATTAATAACAGATTAATTTACACTTCACAAAATACGATTAACAAACAAAAAGTATTTGAAAGCGACCCGTTTACAATAAAACAGGTGGTGAACAATCTTATTTCCAACGCTATAAAATTTACAAAATCCGGAAGTATAAATATTTCGTCTTTAATTACCGAAAATAATATTCTGCAAGTATCCGTAAAAGATTCGGGAGTAGGAATTAAACCCGAAGATAAAAAGAAGATTTTTGATGAATTTGAACGTGTTGGAAGCACCGAAGACAAAACCCGGATTGAAGGTTACGGCTTAGGTTTAGCTATTACGTATAAATTAGTCAAATTACTTGGCGGCGACATAAATGTGGAATCGGAATATGAAAAAGGAAGCGAATTTATTGTTTCAATTCCGTTGAAACCTTTATTAATGTCGGTAGAAGAATTATCAAAAGGTAAAAAAGAAGAGCACGAAAAATCGTCATCAGGAAAAATGGACGCGAAAATACTCTTTATCGATGATGATTTGGTGATGTTGAATGTTTTTGAAAAACTTCTTCAACGCGAAGGTGCAGAGGTTACAATTTGCGATGATTCAAAAGAGGCGCTCGCATTATTGAAGGATAAAAAATTTGATATTATCCTTACCGATATTCAAATGCCGCAGATAAATGGTTTTGAGCTGGTTGGTAAAATCCGGGAAATGAACTCCGAATATCACAAAAATGTTCCGGTAATTGCACTTTCAGCCCGTTCCGATGTGTCTGAGGAGAAGTTCAAAAATGCAGGATTCACAGGTTTCCTCGCAAAACCGGTACCGTTCAATGTTTTGTTGGATAAAATTTGTGAATCGATAAGTTGTAAAAACGTAGAAATAAAATCCGATGAAGCTCACAAAGGAATAAATTCACTGATAGAATTTGTAGAAGACGACGAAGAAACTGCAAAAGATATTTTAAATGTATTTATTTCTGAAAATAAAATCAAGATAAAAGAACTTTCAGACTCGTTAAAAGCAAATAATTGGCAGCAAATAAAAGCTACTGCTCATAAACTGCTCCCATTAATGAGAATAATTGGCGCAGACGAAATGGTAAAAATTTTAGTGGCTCTGGAAAATGGAGAAATCAGTTCAGAAAAAGTAACGTCACTTATTAAAATGGTGAAAGATAAAAACAAAGAAGTGATTGATTTTATGAATAAAAAATATCCTGAAAAGAAAGTATAA
- a CDS encoding Integral membrane protein TerC: MNVMTLYWIIFIATFVVVFFIDLYVTDHRKGPVKVKTALRWTALWISIAMLFGASLFFFFPQNEFSAINTRQVMGIKFIAGYLTEYSLSVDNLFVFIMIFSLMGVSEKNQPKLLHLGILLSIVLRILFILVGMELVEKFHWIIYVFGVILVWTAYKMAFTADDEQIDPKNNFLYKTASKLFPVDHDEHSSHFFTKKNGKIYITTLFLVFLVIGSTDVLFAIDSIPAIIGVIKEGMSNVLTLEEENFXAITSNTFAVMGLISLFFALKGIMGMFRFLKHGVSFILFFIGAKMLLSYFKPVEEFFASHSWVSLAVIIGTLTLSILLSIXISEEKEIEELKEELEDIKDDGELNKSNKS; encoded by the coding sequence ATGAATGTAATGACATTATATTGGATTATTTTTATTGCTACGTTTGTAGTGGTATTTTTTATTGATTTGTATGTAACCGACCACCGAAAAGGACCGGTAAAAGTAAAAACCGCTTTACGCTGGACTGCCTTATGGATTTCCATCGCTATGCTTTTTGGCGCTTCGCTTTTCTTTTTCTTTCCGCAAAACGAATTCAGCGCTATCAATACGCGCCAGGTAATGGGAATAAAATTTATAGCCGGTTATTTAACAGAATATTCCCTTTCGGTAGATAACTTATTTGTTTTTATTATGATTTTTTCGTTGATGGGAGTAAGCGAAAAAAATCAACCCAAGTTACTTCATTTAGGAATTTTACTCTCCATTGTGTTACGTATTTTATTTATTTTGGTAGGAATGGAATTGGTAGAAAAATTCCACTGGATAATTTACGTATTCGGAGTAATTTTAGTTTGGACAGCATATAAAATGGCTTTTACCGCCGATGATGAACAAATAGATCCAAAAAACAATTTCCTTTATAAAACAGCCTCTAAACTTTTTCCGGTAGATCACGATGAGCATAGCTCTCATTTTTTTACGAAAAAGAATGGAAAAATATATATTACTACTTTATTTCTGGTATTTCTTGTAATTGGTTCTACCGATGTGCTTTTTGCCATCGACTCCATACCTGCCATTATAGGTGTAATTAAAGAAGGAATGTCGAATGTGCTTACTTTAGAAGAAGAAAACTTTATNGCCATTACTTCCAATACCTTTGCAGTGATGGGTCTTATTTCCCTCTTTTTTGCNCTGAAAGGCATTATGGGCATGTTCCGCTTTTTGAAACACGGAGTAAGTTTTATTTTGTTTTTTATCGGAGCAAAAATGCTTTTAAGTTATTTTAAGCCGGTAGAAGAATTCTTTGCATCACATTCNTGGGTTTCATTGGCGGTTATTATCGGAACATTAACGCTTTCCATTCTGCTTTCCATTATNATTTCTGAAGAAAAAGAAATTGAAGAATTAAAGGAAGAATTGGAAGATATTAAAGACGATGGAGAGTTGAACAAAAGCAATAAATCGTAA
- the zraR gene encoding Transcriptional regulatory protein ZraR: MKSILIIEDDLTFSRILKAWFVRRKFEVDTAVNGSEVRKKIGENVPDLIICDLRLPGENGISILEWIKKQHPHVVVIMMTGYADIQSAVMAMKLGAYDYIPKPFNPEELFIKINEAFEPKEAKNNTQTGATSGTGVNDENIVKGSSAIYKKLYEFIDLVAPTKLAVLIEGESGVGKEHVARFIHQKSERAEGPFVAVDCGVISKELAASDFFGHVKGAFTGAIGNKTGYFLSADKGTLFLDEIGNLSIDIQTQLLRALQEKKIKPVGSEKEIDIDVRIIAATNEDIEFAVNNGYFRSDLYHRISEFIINVPSLRESKEDIPAFLHHFLKEANAFLNKNVLDFTPEALEILTQYEWPGNIRELKNIINRLTLIATGDYISAEIIPQHFKETQTGMHVVVDKEEKERIENALKLSRNNLTKAADILDMDTKILHNKIKLYKIVL; encoded by the coding sequence ATGAAATCTATATTAATTATTGAGGACGATCTTACCTTTAGCCGAATATTGAAAGCGTGGTTTGTTAGAAGAAAATTTGAGGTAGATACGGCAGTAAATGGTTCAGAAGTAAGAAAGAAAATCGGAGAAAATGTGCCCGATTTAATTATCTGTGATTTACGCTTACCCGGAGAAAACGGAATTTCTATTTTGGAATGGATAAAAAAACAGCATCCACACGTAGTAGTTATTATGATGACGGGTTATGCTGATATTCAATCGGCTGTGATGGCAATGAAATTAGGCGCTTATGATTATATTCCAAAACCTTTTAATCCCGAAGAACTTTTCATTAAAATAAATGAAGCTTTTGAGCCAAAAGAAGCTAAAAACAATACTCAGACAGGCGCAACAAGCGGTACAGGTGTAAATGATGAGAATATTGTCAAAGGTTCGTCGGCTATTTACAAAAAACTGTATGAGTTTATAGATTTGGTTGCTCCTACCAAATTAGCTGTGTTGATTGAGGGAGAAAGTGGAGTTGGTAAAGAACACGTGGCGCGTTTTATCCATCAAAAAAGCGAACGTGCCGAAGGACCTTTTGTGGCAGTGGATTGTGGAGTGATTTCAAAAGAATTGGCGGCGAGTGATTTCTTCGGACACGTGAAAGGTGCATTTACAGGTGCGATAGGGAATAAAACAGGATATTTTTTAAGCGCCGATAAAGGAACGCTTTTTTTAGATGAAATAGGCAATCTTTCCATCGATATTCAAACGCAACTTTTGCGTGCTTTGCAGGAAAAGAAAATAAAGCCTGTTGGCTCTGAAAAAGAAATTGATATTGATGTGAGAATTATTGCCGCTACAAACGAAGATATTGAATTTGCCGTGAATAACGGTTATTTCCGCAGCGATTTATATCATCGCATTAGTGAATTTATAATAAATGTGCCTTCGTTGAGAGAAAGCAAAGAAGATATTCCTGCTTTTTTACATCATTTTTTAAAAGAAGCCAACGCTTTCCTGAATAAAAATGTATTGGATTTCACACCGGAAGCGCTTGAAATCCTGACTCAATATGAATGGCCCGGAAATATCAGGGAGTTAAAGAATATCATAAACAGGTTAACTCTTATTGCCACAGGCGATTATATTTCAGCAGAGATTATTCCTCAACATTTTAAAGAAACTCAAACAGGAATGCATGTGGTTGTTGATAAAGAGGAAAAAGAGAGAATAGAAAACGCTTTAAAATTATCACGTAATAATTTAACTAAAGCAGCTGATATATTGGATATGGACACGAAAATACTTCATAATAAAATAAAACTTTATAAAATAGTGTTATGA
- a CDS encoding Aconitase: MVFDIEMIRKVYDALPEKIKRAKDELQRPLTLTEKILFAHLAPGVKIQDYERAADYVDFAPDRVAMQDATAQMALLQLMNSGRTSVAVPSTVHCDHLIQAYVGAETDLHTANISNNEVYGFLKDVSNKYGIGFWKPGAGIIHQVVLENYAFPGGMMVGTDSHTPNAGGLGMIAIGVGGADAVDVMAGMPWELKMPKLIGVKLTGKLNGWASPKDVILKLAGILTVKGGTNAIIEYFGEGTSTLSATGKATICNMGAEVGATTSIFPFDEKSAAYLEETGRKDVADEARKIIDYLQPDAEVVQHSELYYDRVIEINLSELEPYINGPFTPDAAYPISEFAKTVIEKGFPQKMEVGLIGSCTNSSYEDLTRAVSVVKKAKEDGLSVKAQFIINPGSEQVRYTAERDGILGEFESVGATIMANACGPCIGQWKRDEEATVRPNSIVTSFNRNFAKRNDGNPNTHAFVASPELVAALTIAGDLTFNPITDTLVNDKXEXIKLAEPXGYEMPPKGYEVKDAGYLAPSEDGNXXTIEIAENSQRLQKLEPFXPWDGKDLXXXSLLIKVKGKXTTDHISMAGSWLRFRGXXDNISDNMLIGAVNAFNDKTNSVLNPETGEXETVPALARKXKKQGIGSVVVAEENYGEGSSREHAAMEPRHLNVKVILVKSFARIHETNLKKQGMLALTFVDKNDYDKVREDDKISIIGLTEFAPEKNLKVILHHTDETTDVFEAAHTYNAQQIEWFKAGSALNSMKK; this comes from the coding sequence ATGGTTTTTGATATCGAAATGATTCGCAAGGTGTACGATGCTCTACCTGAAAAAATAAAAAGAGCCAAAGATGAATTACAGCGTCCGCTCACTCTCACAGAAAAAATACTTTTCGCACATTTGGCGCCCGGAGTTAAAATTCAAGATTACGAGCGTGCTGCAGATTATGTTGATTTTGCACCGGATAGAGTCGCTATGCAAGACGCTACGGCTCAAATGGCGTTACTACAGTTAATGAATTCGGGAAGAACCAGCGTGGCAGTTCCATCCACTGTGCATTGCGACCATTTGATACAAGCATACGTAGGTGCGGAAACCGATTTACATACCGCCAATATTTCCAACAATGAAGTGTATGGATTCTTAAAAGATGTTTCTAATAAATATGGCATTGGTTTTTGGAAACCGGGAGCCGGAATCATTCACCAAGTGGTATTGGAAAATTATGCTTTTCCGGGCGGAATGATGGTGGGAACCGATTCTCACACACCCAACGCGGGAGGTTTGGGAATGATTGCCATTGGCGTTGGCGGAGCCGATGCGGTGGATGTAATGGCAGGAATGCCGTGGGAACTTAAAATGCCGAAACTCATCGGAGTAAAATTGACCGGAAAACTCAACGGATGGGCGTCGCCAAAAGATGTAATATTAAAATTGGCGGGAATTTTGACAGTAAAAGGCGGTACAAACGCTATCATTGAATATTTTGGAGAAGGAACTTCCACCCTTTCGGCAACGGGAAAAGCTACAATATGCAATATGGGCGCTGAAGTAGGCGCAACAACTTCTATTTTTCCGTTCGATGAAAAATCTGCCGCCTATTTGGAAGAAACCGGAAGAAAAGACGTAGCTGACGAAGCAAGAAAAATTATCGATTATTTACAGCCCGATGCTGAAGTTGTACAACATTCCGAATTATATTATGACCGCGTTATTGAAATAAATCTTTCGGAATTGGAACCTTACATTAACGGACCTTTTACGCCCGACGCCGCTTATCCTATTTCTGAATTCGCCAAAACAGTAATAGAAAAAGGATTTCCGCAAAAGATGGAAGTGGGTTTAATTGGTTCTTGCACCAATTCATCTTACGAGGATTTAACGCGGGCTGTTTCTGTAGTAAAAAAAGCAAAAGAAGACGGCTTAAGTGTAAAAGCGCAATTTATCATTAATCCTGGTTCCGAACAGGTACGCTACACGGCAGAACGTGATGGAATTTTAGGGGAATTTGAAAGTGTCGGCGCCACTATTATGGCAAATGCTTGCGGACCGTGTATCGGTCAGTGGAAACGCGATGAAGAAGCGACAGTACGTCCTAATTCCATTGTTACTTCGTTCAACAGAAACTTTGCAAAACGCAATGACGGAAATCCAAATACACATGCCTTTGTAGCTTCTCCCGAATTGGTTGCCGCACTTACCATTGCGGGAGATCTTACTTTCAACCCCATAACAGACACATTGGTTAACGACAAANGCGAAAANATAAAATTAGCNGAACCTGNAGGTTATGAAATGCCTCCAAAAGGATATGAAGTAAAAGATGCGGGATATTTAGCCCCATCGGAAGATGGAAATGNNNTTACCATTGAAATTGCAGAAAACTCTCAACGTCTGCAAAAATTGGAACCTTTTNAACCTTGGGACGGNAAAGATTTGGANCANNTGTCATTACTCATAAAAGTNAAAGGAAAATGNACTACCGACCATATTTCAATGGCNGGNTCNTGGCTTCGTTTCCGTGGACANNTGGACAATATTTCCGATAATATGTTGATTGGAGCAGTAAATGCCTTTAATGATAAAACAAATAGCGTGCTCAATCCTGAAACAGGCGAATANGAAACAGTTCCGGCATTGGCAAGGAAATTNAAAAAGCAAGGAATAGGNTCTGTNGTAGTTGCCGAAGAAAACTATGGAGAAGGTTCGAGCCGTGAACATGCNGCTATGGAACCCCGCCATTTAAACGTAAAAGTGATTCTGGTAAAATCGTTTGCGCGTATTCACGAAACAAACCTGAAAAAACAAGGAATGCTCGCGTTGACTTTTGTGGATAAAAACGATTACGATAAAGTGCGGGAAGACGATAAAATAAGTATCATCGGCTTAACCGAATTCGCTCCCGAAAAAAATCTGAAAGTAATTTTGCATCACACAGACGAAACTACGGATGTTTTTGAGGCTGCCCATACATACAATGCACAACAAATTGAATGGTTTAAGGCAGGAAGCGCATTAAACTCTATGAAAAAATAA
- a CDS encoding Phosphoesterase PA-phosphatase related protein, producing the protein MKLFRRYRLYSVEXLTLVYIXITFIIGSXLFLANHYPISHLLYLRXFISVLILGLVYLTSITRNKFTVFLRFVLIGSLLVYWYPETFEFNRYFSNHDNLIALWEQKIFGFQPASVFSKKYPQKIISELMNLGYFSYFPLIIFTSAYFYFFDKKFFHPFFFILMFGFFLYYLIFILFPTTGPQYYFAVIGEKNILSGIFPPIGDFFRTHNIEPLKEPGGFFDSLVNLVQSIGERPTAAFPSSHVGISTLTMFMIVRHKKRLLFFIILPLYILLVAATVYIQAHYVVDVIAGFASAFLFYYLGKYCFKILS; encoded by the coding sequence ATGAAATTATTCCGCCGTTATCGACTCTACTCCGTTGAAAANCTGACACTTGTTTATATTTTNATTACTTTCATTATCGGTTCCTANCTTTTTCTTGCAAATCATTATCCCATATCACATTTATTGTATTTAAGATTNTTTATTTCGGTTTTAATCTTGGGATTGGTTTATCTTACTTCAATAACGCGAAATAAATTCACGGTTTTTCTACGTTTTGTNCTGATAGGAAGTTTGCTCGTTTATTGGTATCCTGAAACATTTGAATTTAACCGTTATTTTTCAAATCACGACAATTTGATTGCACTTTGGGAACAAAAAATATTCGGATTTCAACCGGCGTCCGTTTTCAGTAAAAAATACCCTCAAAAAATCATTTCTGAATTAATGAATCTGGGGTATTTTTCCTACTTTCCACTTATAATTTTTACCAGCGCTTATTTTTATTTTTTTGACAAGAAGTTTTTTCATCCCTTCTTCTTTATTTTAATGTTCGGCTTTTTCCTTTATTACCTGATATTTATTCTGTTCCCTACAACAGGACCGCAATACTACTTTGCTGTAATAGGAGAAAAAAATATTTTATCCGGAATTTTTCCACCTATCGGCGATTTTTTCAGAACTCACAATATAGAACCGTTAAAAGAACCCGGCGGCTTTTTTGATTCCCTCGTAAATTTAGTGCAAAGCATCGGAGAGCGTCCTACGGCAGCGTTTCCAAGTTCACATGTAGGAATTTCAACACTTACAATGTTTATGATTGTACGTCATAAAAAGCGATTGTTATTTTTTATTATACTGCCTTTATATATTTTACTTGTGGCTGCCACCGTCTATATTCAAGCACATTATGTTGTGGATGTGATAGCAGGATTTGCTTCCGCTTTTTTGTTCTATTATTTGGGAAAATATTGTTTTAAAATCTTATCCTGA
- a CDS encoding Shikimate dehydrogenase, giving the protein MRNFGLIGYPLGHSFSKKYFTEKFEKERIDAKYELYELSDIKQFTNLIESVTLTGLNVTIPYKQSVIPYLDELDETAAEIGAVNVIHFIRAGNKTVLKGYNTDVIGFMESIRPRLKEYHKKALILGTGGAAKAMAYGLRKLGLEVIYVSRNSENKSLSGKQNTKIISYSELNKQVLDDNLVIVNGSPVGTFPNVDNCPDIPYPFLTSKHLLFDAVYNPAETLFLKKGKEKGAXTLNGEEMLTGQAKAAWRIWXDX; this is encoded by the coding sequence ATGAGAAATTTTGGATTAATCGGTTATCCTTTGGGACACTCTTTTTCAAAAAAATACTTTACTGAAAAGTTTGAAAAAGAAAGAATTGATGCGAAATATGAGTTGTATGAACTTTCTGATATAAAACAATTTACAAACCTAATTGAATCTGTAACTTTAACCGGGCTGAATGTAACTATTCCTTATAAACAAAGTGTTATTCCGTATTTGGATGAGTTGGACGAAACTGCTGCTGAAATTGGAGCGGTAAACGTAATACACTTTATCCGCGCCGGGAATAAAACTGTTTTGAAAGGATACAATACCGATGTGATTGGTTTTATGGAATCCATTCGTCCTCGATTAAAAGAATATCATAAAAAGGCGTTGATACTTGGAACGGGCGGAGCTGCCAAAGCAATGGCTTATGGACTGCGTAAACTGGGGCTGGAAGTGATATATGTTTCACGAAACAGTGAAAATAAATCGTTGAGCGGTAAGCAAAATACAAAGATAATTTCATACAGCGAGTTAAATAAACAGGTTTTGGACGATAATTTGGTGATTGTGAATGGTTCGCCAGTCGGAACGTTCCCCAATGTAGATAACTGTCCTGATATTCCTTATCCGTTTCTTACTTCAAAACATTTGCTTTTTGATGCTGTGTATAATCCGGCAGAAACACTTTTTTTGAAAAAGGGAAAAGAGAAAGGAGCGNAAACATTAAACGGTGAAGAAATGCTCACAGGNCAAGCCAAAGCGGCGTGGAGAATATGGANTGATNTTTAA
- a CDS encoding Ribosomal RNA small subunit methyltransferase E, whose product MHLFYVPNIATENILPEEESQHAVKVLRLKSGDEIVLVDGIGGWYTAEITNPHPKRCEFEIKETILEYGKRNYKLHIAIAPTKNIERFEWFLEKATEIGIDEITPLLCQFSERKIIKPERLEKIIVSASKQSLKAYFPILNPLCSFNEFLKNNDATQKFIAHCYEEDKKTLQSLYTESSDVIILIGPEGDFSPEEVEKALKSNYLPVSLGESRLRTETAXVVACHTVTLLNER is encoded by the coding sequence GTGCATCTTTTTTACGTTCCAAATATTGCGACAGAAAATATTCTTCCCGAAGAAGAATCGCAGCATGCCGTTAAGGTTTTGCGGTTGAAATCGGGTGATGAAATAGTATTGGTGGATGGAATAGGAGGTTGGTACACGGCTGAGATTACAAATCCACATCCAAAGCGTTGTGAATTTGAAATAAAAGAAACCATTTTGGAGTACGGAAAACGTAATTATAAATTACATATTGCCATTGCACCCACTAAAAATATCGAACGTTTTGAATGGTTTTTGGAAAAAGCGACCGAAATAGGCATTGATGAAATCACTCCCTTGCTTTGCCAATTTTCCGAACGAAAAATAATAAAACCCGAAAGGTTGGAAAAAATCATTGTTTCNGCATCCAAACAATCGCTTAAAGCGTATTTTCCTATATTAAATCCACTTTGCAGTTTTAATGAGTTTTTGAAAAACAATGACGCTACGCAGAAATTTATTGCCCATTGTTATGAGGAGGATAAGAAAACGCTTCAATCACTTTATACAGAGTCTTCCGATGTAATAATCTTAATTGGTCCGGAAGGTGATTTTAGCCCGGAAGAGGTNGAAAAGGCGTTGAAAAGCAATTACTTGCCTGTTTCGTTGGGCGAAAGCCGTTTACGAACGGAAACAGCANGCGTCGTAGCTTGTCATACCGTAACGCTGTTGAATGAAAGATAA
- the buk gene encoding putative butyrate kinase 1 (Evidence 3 : Putative function from multiple computational evidences), with protein sequence MDLAWFYVKKKNKQTKKYHFYFMFKILVINPGSTSTKFAVFEDDNQKAAYTIRHSTEEVSKFKRVIDQLDYRYELIMNFLKKEGIDVSEFSAVIGRGGMLPPVQSGVYAVNEAMMDVMRRAVKGEHASNLGAFLAYKMAGESGKCMAYIADPVAVDEMSDLARISGLPEIPRTSLFHALNHKAIARLHAEKIGKKYEDLNIVIAHLGGGITVGAHQKGRVVDVNQGLDGYGPFSPERSGTLDAGVIVRMCFSGNYTQAELLKKLAGQGGLTAHCGTNNVQELEKRIEEGDEHAKLILQAMCYTIAKEITSLFAVFKGQIDGVILTGGIAYSDFIVKEINTRVEPFATVYVYPGEDELRSLALSALRALNGEDVKEFVVKSNPDYNI encoded by the coding sequence TTGGATTTAGCGTGGTTTTATGTGAAAAAGAAAAACAAACAGACAAAAAAATATCATTTTTATTTTATGTTTAAAATTTTAGTTATCAATCCGGGTTCTACCTCCACTAAATTTGCTGTTTTTGAAGATGATAATCAAAAAGCTGCATATACTATTCGTCATAGTACAGAAGAAGTGAGTAAGTTCAAACGCGTTATTGATCAGCTTGACTATCGTTATGAGTTGATTATGAATTTTTTGAAAAAAGAAGGAATTGATGTTTCAGAATTTTCGGCGGTTATTGGTAGAGGCGGAATGTTGCCGCCGGTGCAATCCGGTGTTTACGCTGTAAATGAGGCGATGATGGACGTAATGAGACGTGCGGTGAAAGGAGAACACGCGAGCAATTTAGGAGCTTTTCTGGCGTATAAAATGGCGGGAGAATCAGGAAAATGTATGGCGTACATTGCAGATCCCGTAGCGGTAGACGAAATGAGCGATTTGGCTCGTATCAGCGGATTACCTGAAATTCCGCGAACTTCGCTGTTCCATGCATTAAATCATAAAGCTATTGCACGTCTTCACGCTGAAAAAATCGGGAAAAAATATGAAGATTTAAATATTGTAATTGCACATTTAGGCGGAGGAATTACAGTTGGTGCGCATCAAAAGGGCAGGGTAGTAGATGTAAATCAGGGATTGGATGGTTATGGACCATTTTCTCCGGAACGTTCGGGAACATTGGACGCGGGTGTAATAGTAAGGATGTGCTTCAGCGGGAATTATACACAAGCCGAACTACTTAAGAAATTGGCAGGACAAGGCGGATTAACCGCTCATTGCGGTACAAATAACGTTCAAGAACTCGAAAAAAGGATAGAAGAAGGCGATGAACACGCCAAACTCATTTTGCAGGCAATGTGTTACACGATAGCAAAAGAAATTACCTCTCTTTTTGCTGTTTTCAAAGGACAAATTGATGGCGTTATTCTTACCGGAGGTATTGCTTATTCCGATTTTATTGTAAAAGAAATTAATACTCGTGTTGAACCTTTTGCAACAGTATATGTTTACCCCGGCGAAGACGAGTTGCGTTCGTTGGCATTAAGCGCACTCCGCGCGTTAAATGGGGAAGATGTAAAAGAATTTGTCGTAAAATCCAACCCGGATTATAATATCTAA